One genomic segment of Desmodus rotundus isolate HL8 chromosome 5, HLdesRot8A.1, whole genome shotgun sequence includes these proteins:
- the PPP3R1 gene encoding calcineurin subunit B type 1 has translation MGNEASYPLEMCSHFDADEIKRLGKRFKKLDLDNSGSLSVEEFMSLPELQQNPLVQRVIDIFDTDGNGEVDFKEFIEGVSQFSVKGDKEQKLRFAFRIYDMDKDGYISNGELFQVLKMMVGNNLKDTQLQQIVDKTIINADKDGDGRISFEEFCAVVGGLDIHKKMVVDV, from the exons ttGATGCTGATGAAATTAAAAGGCTAGGAAAGAGATTTAAGAAGCTTGATTTGGACAATTCTGGTTCTTTGAGTGTGGAAGAGTTCATGTCTCTGCCAGAGTTACAACAGAACCCTTTAGTACAGCGAGTAATAGATATATTTGACACGGATGGGAATGGAGAGGTAGACTTTAAAG AATTTATTGAGGGAGTCTCTCAGTTCAGTGTCAAAGGTGATAAGGAGCAGAAGTTGAGGT TTGCCTTCCGGATCTATGACATGGATAAAGATGGCTATATTTCCAATGGGGAACTCTTCCAGGTGCTGAAGATGATGGTGGGGAACAATCTGAAAGATACACAGTTACAGCAAATTGTAGACAAAACCATAATAAATGCAGATAAGGATGGAGATGGAAGAATATCCTTTGAAGAATTCTGTGCT GTTGTAGGTGGCCTAGATATCCACAAAAAGATGGTGGTAGATGTGTGA